A portion of the Nitrospira sp. genome contains these proteins:
- a CDS encoding Gfo/Idh/MocA family oxidoreductase, producing MKQLRAGVIGVGHLGQHHARHYATLPGATLVGVCDASPTRAKLIADRHGVQFWANLDDLLKHVDIVSVAAPTSAHFSATKACLEAGKHVLVEKPIAVTSAEARELVELAARRGCLLQVGHSERFNPIMQRMRPFIERPAFIECHRLSAFGERGTDVDVVLDLMIHDLDLVLSFNPGPVEEVRAAGVPVLSSNIDIANARIAFASGCVANVTASRVSTNKMRRLRVFQRDRYVSIDFQTRQAVVSRRVQAAGAKPTIDVESYQAGDEEPLRLELDSFIHAVNTGTRPVVSGEDGEAALNLATLVLEAIGRFTQRHSADEAAAVAFGRENV from the coding sequence ATGAAACAGCTTCGAGCCGGCGTGATCGGCGTCGGTCACCTGGGGCAGCACCATGCCCGCCACTATGCGACCCTCCCCGGCGCAACGTTGGTCGGTGTGTGCGATGCCTCGCCGACCCGCGCCAAGTTGATCGCCGATCGGCACGGTGTCCAGTTCTGGGCGAACCTCGACGACCTGCTGAAGCACGTCGATATCGTCAGTGTGGCCGCTCCCACCTCTGCGCATTTTTCCGCCACCAAAGCCTGTCTGGAAGCGGGCAAGCACGTGCTGGTCGAAAAACCGATCGCCGTGACCTCGGCGGAAGCCCGTGAACTGGTCGAACTGGCCGCGCGCCGCGGGTGCCTGTTACAGGTCGGACATAGCGAGCGGTTCAATCCGATCATGCAGCGCATGCGCCCCTTCATCGAACGTCCGGCCTTTATCGAATGTCACCGGCTGAGTGCCTTCGGCGAACGGGGGACCGACGTGGATGTCGTGCTGGATCTGATGATTCACGATCTGGATCTGGTGTTGTCGTTCAACCCGGGGCCGGTCGAAGAGGTGCGGGCGGCCGGGGTACCGGTGCTCTCGTCGAACATCGATATCGCCAATGCCCGCATTGCCTTTGCGAGCGGCTGTGTTGCGAACGTGACGGCGAGCCGCGTCTCGACCAACAAGATGCGCCGGTTGCGTGTCTTCCAGCGCGACCGTTACGTCTCGATCGATTTTCAAACCCGTCAGGCTGTCGTGTCCCGTCGCGTGCAGGCGGCCGGCGCCAAGCCGACCATCGATGTCGAATCCTATCAGGCCGGAGATGAGGAGCCGTTGCGGCTCGAGTTGGACTCATTCATTCACGCGGTGAATACCGGGACCCGTCCCGTCGTGTCCGGTGAAGACGGGGAAGCGGCGCTGAATCTGGCGACCCTGGTCCTGGAAGCCATCGGCCGGTTTACGCAACGCCATTCGGCGGATGAGGCTGCGGCGGTGGCCTTCGGCCGGGAGAATGTGTAA
- the lpxB gene encoding lipid-A-disaccharide synthase produces the protein MPRILIVTGEASGDLHGAHLVKALKELSPDLQIVGVGGASMRAAGAELVKDIPQLDVMGLIGLSAVKTMLQRISRIRTLIKGERWDLVVLIDNPGLNFHFARVARACGLKVLYYIAPQVWAWRRGRMRWIQQRVDHVLAILPFEEPLYKKAGVRCTFVGNPLLDEVAPSYDRQALRRQFGLSDAGPVIGLFPGSRKGELLEHIPLLLETVKRLAERHPSIQFILAQASSIQDQFLADLLKESPVPIRVFHNQASEVMAASDLLVVKSGTSTLQAAVVGTPMILFYRASSWLTYRLARLLIRVPWIGLANLVAGRGIVPELIHDEATPERLVQETERLLADTRAYEDMKAALLLVRQALGTPGASRRAAEAVLAECRA, from the coding sequence ATGCCGCGCATCTTAATCGTCACCGGAGAAGCGTCCGGCGATCTCCATGGGGCTCACTTGGTCAAGGCGCTCAAGGAGCTGTCTCCGGATCTTCAGATCGTGGGTGTCGGCGGCGCGTCGATGCGGGCGGCAGGCGCCGAATTGGTGAAGGATATCCCCCAGCTGGACGTGATGGGGCTCATCGGCCTCTCTGCGGTCAAAACGATGCTACAGCGGATTTCGCGTATCCGGACGCTGATCAAGGGTGAACGCTGGGATCTCGTCGTGTTGATCGACAACCCAGGCCTCAATTTTCATTTTGCGCGAGTGGCCAGGGCCTGCGGTCTCAAGGTGCTCTACTACATCGCGCCGCAAGTGTGGGCCTGGCGGCGCGGGCGGATGCGCTGGATTCAGCAGCGCGTCGATCATGTGCTCGCGATTCTGCCGTTCGAGGAACCGCTCTACAAAAAGGCCGGCGTGCGGTGTACGTTTGTCGGCAATCCGCTGCTCGACGAAGTCGCGCCGTCGTACGATCGGCAGGCCTTGCGCCGGCAGTTCGGATTGTCGGATGCGGGCCCGGTGATCGGCCTGTTCCCGGGCAGTCGAAAAGGCGAACTGCTCGAGCATATTCCGCTGCTTTTGGAGACGGTGAAGCGCCTTGCCGAGCGGCATCCGTCCATACAGTTCATCCTGGCCCAGGCGTCATCGATTCAGGACCAGTTCCTTGCGGATCTTTTAAAAGAGAGCCCGGTTCCCATTCGGGTCTTTCACAATCAGGCCAGTGAAGTCATGGCGGCCTCGGACCTGCTGGTCGTCAAGTCGGGTACGTCCACCTTGCAGGCTGCGGTGGTGGGAACGCCCATGATTTTGTTCTATCGAGCCTCTTCCTGGCTCACCTACCGGTTGGCGCGTCTCCTGATTCGGGTGCCCTGGATCGGTCTCGCGAATCTGGTCGCCGGACGGGGGATCGTGCCGGAACTGATTCACGATGAGGCGACGCCGGAGCGGCTCGTACAGGAAACCGAACGGCTGCTGGCGGATACCCGGGCCTATGAAGACATGAAGGCCGCGCTCTTATTGGTCCGCCAGGCGTTGGGCACACCCGGCGCGTCTCGTCGTGCCGCAGAAGCCGTCTTGGCCGAGTGTCGGGCATGA
- the msbA gene encoding lipid A export permease/ATP-binding protein MsbA: protein MSGMKQYLRLLTYLNPYRFRLGAAFLCALLVAGLSAAYAWLVRPVLDGLFISKDESLLLVLPIAILAVAVLKGVFNYGQNYLMNYVGNQVIGDIREQLFSKLVRLPVHFHDTNTSGRLVSRVINDVNQMANAVAGVLKDLFQQGLTFLAMIGVIIYQNWKLAAVSMIVVPLSVVTMARMGKRLRNLATRGQERMGDMASTLQETLAGIRMVKSFGREEEEAKRFRLSNDAFIHTTMKAIQVSSLGSSHMEVIGVLGVAGIIWYGGYLVIHDEMTPGAFFSFLAAMFMAYTPIRRLSGANNTVQQALAAAERVFDVLDLPTEQEANGGRTELPSISSSLEFRQVAFQYEGQSEPALSGIDLTIRAGEIIAFVGSSGSGKTTLVSLLPRFYDPTGGQILIDGVDLQTCSLRSVRGQIGIVSQEVVLFDDTVRNNIGYGRQGATPDDVMRAAQLAYAHEFIVRMPAGYDTLIGERGLKLSGGERQRLAIARAILRDPPILILDEATSALDTQSERIVQMALTNLMHNRTTLVVAHRLSTIQNASRIVVLDRGRVAEVGSHEELLRKGGMYKRLHAMQFADAISE from the coding sequence GTGTCGGGCATGAAACAGTATCTTCGCTTACTTACATATCTGAATCCCTACCGGTTTCGACTGGGGGCGGCGTTTCTCTGCGCGCTGCTCGTAGCCGGACTCTCCGCCGCCTATGCCTGGCTGGTGCGCCCGGTCCTCGACGGCCTGTTCATCAGCAAGGATGAAAGCCTGCTGCTCGTGCTTCCCATCGCGATTCTGGCGGTGGCGGTGCTCAAGGGTGTGTTCAACTACGGACAGAACTATCTGATGAACTATGTCGGGAACCAGGTCATCGGCGACATCCGAGAGCAGCTCTTTTCAAAACTTGTTCGACTGCCGGTCCATTTTCACGACACGAATACGTCGGGCCGGTTGGTCTCGCGGGTCATTAACGATGTGAACCAAATGGCCAACGCCGTGGCCGGGGTGCTGAAAGATCTGTTTCAGCAGGGGCTGACGTTTTTGGCCATGATCGGCGTGATTATTTACCAGAACTGGAAACTGGCGGCGGTGTCGATGATCGTGGTGCCGCTTTCCGTGGTGACCATGGCGAGAATGGGAAAACGGTTGAGGAATCTGGCGACGCGCGGCCAGGAACGTATGGGCGACATGGCTTCGACGCTGCAGGAAACGCTGGCCGGCATCCGCATGGTGAAATCGTTCGGCCGGGAAGAGGAAGAGGCCAAGCGATTTCGTTTGAGCAACGACGCCTTCATCCATACCACGATGAAAGCCATTCAGGTCTCCTCGCTCGGTTCCTCCCATATGGAGGTCATCGGTGTGCTCGGGGTTGCGGGAATCATCTGGTACGGCGGATATCTGGTCATCCACGATGAGATGACTCCCGGCGCCTTCTTCTCGTTCCTGGCAGCCATGTTCATGGCCTACACGCCGATCAGACGATTGTCCGGCGCGAACAACACGGTTCAGCAGGCGCTGGCGGCCGCAGAGCGGGTGTTCGATGTGCTGGATTTGCCGACGGAGCAGGAGGCCAACGGCGGCCGGACTGAGCTGCCGTCCATTTCCAGTTCTCTCGAATTCAGGCAGGTGGCGTTCCAGTACGAAGGCCAGAGCGAGCCTGCGCTGAGCGGTATCGATCTGACGATCCGGGCGGGCGAGATCATCGCCTTTGTGGGCAGCAGCGGGAGTGGAAAGACCACGCTGGTGAGCCTGTTGCCGAGGTTCTACGATCCGACCGGCGGGCAGATTCTGATCGACGGGGTGGACCTGCAGACCTGCAGTTTGCGGTCGGTGCGCGGGCAGATCGGCATCGTCTCGCAGGAAGTTGTGCTGTTCGACGATACGGTGCGCAACAATATCGGTTATGGGCGGCAGGGAGCCACGCCCGACGATGTGATGCGAGCGGCCCAGCTGGCCTATGCGCATGAGTTCATTGTCCGGATGCCGGCCGGGTATGATACGTTGATCGGAGAGCGCGGGCTCAAGCTCTCCGGTGGCGAGCGGCAGCGCCTGGCGATCGCGCGGGCGATCCTCCGCGACCCGCCCATCCTGATTCTGGATGAAGCGACTTCGGCGTTGGACACCCAATCGGAGCGCATCGTGCAGATGGCCCTGACCAATCTGATGCATAACCGAACGACCCTGGTCGTGGCGCACCGGCTGTCGACCATTCAGAATGCCAGCCGCATCGTGGTGTTGGACCGGGGCAGGGTGGCGGAAGTCGGCTCGCACGAAGAGCTCCTGCGGAAGGGCGGCATGTACAAGCGCCTGCATGCGATGCAGTTTGCCGATGCGATCTCGGAGTAG
- a CDS encoding lysophospholipid acyltransferase family protein — MTTDRSAPAPQPQPLQKRIVNALKVAVVPPVGYQIIQMLRRTMTWRTEGSEHVNRLFAEEKRVILAFWHAQQLMMPLAIPGLEAHVLISQHRDGELIRRIVARFGLDAVRGSSTRGGAEAFRQLIRLGRSGGNLVLTPDGPKGPRQVAKVGVVQLARATGLPIIPMAFGCSKKNSSRAGTGSSCPIRSRGACFSWGRRSACRPTPRPTTSSVSAGSWKRR, encoded by the coding sequence ATGACAACTGATCGATCAGCGCCGGCTCCTCAGCCGCAGCCGTTGCAGAAGCGGATCGTCAATGCGCTCAAGGTCGCGGTAGTGCCGCCCGTCGGCTACCAGATCATTCAGATGCTGCGACGCACGATGACCTGGCGGACCGAAGGATCTGAGCATGTAAACCGCTTGTTCGCAGAAGAGAAGCGGGTGATTCTGGCCTTCTGGCATGCTCAACAACTGATGATGCCGCTGGCCATTCCGGGACTCGAAGCCCATGTGTTGATCAGTCAGCATCGCGACGGCGAACTGATCCGCCGCATCGTGGCCCGGTTCGGGTTGGACGCCGTTCGCGGGTCCAGCACGAGGGGCGGCGCCGAAGCGTTTCGACAGCTGATTCGCCTTGGGCGGTCAGGCGGCAATCTCGTGTTGACGCCGGACGGACCGAAGGGGCCGCGGCAAGTTGCCAAGGTGGGTGTGGTGCAGTTGGCGCGCGCCACCGGCCTGCCGATTATCCCGATGGCCTTCGGCTGCTCAAAAAAAAACTCTTCGCGAGCTGGGACCGGTTCATCATGCCCTATCCGTTCTCGCGGGGCCTGTTTCTCCTGGGGCCGCCGATCAGCGTGCCGCCCGACGCCTCGGCCGACGACCTCGAGCGTGTCCGCCGGGAGTTGGAAGAGACGCTGA
- a CDS encoding 3-deoxy-D-manno-octulosonic acid transferase, translating into MWYLLYNSLLLLVSPIILFVLLAKQRCRRGLPQRLGLQAEPPAPEPDDRSGCIWIHAVSLGEVVAVAPLVRDLRRRYPEMRLVVSTVTETGREAVEQRLEGVAEHRYAPLDFPWVVNQAIDRLKPSLYIFVETELWPNILRSLRRRNVPSIMVNGRLSTRSFERQRLPVIRDFYRTMLNMISCCLMQSERDAQRMIELGAEPSRVRCTGNIKFDQPVPQAGASGTALSKAALGLTDRELLLVAGSTHPGEEDAIVNAYRILSPEFPELRLVLAPRHIERATQVEQMIHAKGLTVSRRSTGGLAPMAGTGARVLVLDTRGELALLYRDAVVAFVGGTLAPVGGHNLLEPAVWGKPVLFGPHTDHCAEVAALLMNAQGGRVVQDEQELAQGLRALLRDPAALQRMGQAAQRVVADNQGALQRSAEIIATFLPGRAASKDARVEQRQELSSRQS; encoded by the coding sequence ATGTGGTATCTGCTCTACAATAGTCTTCTGCTCCTGGTCTCCCCGATTATCCTGTTCGTCTTATTGGCCAAGCAGCGTTGCCGTCGCGGGTTGCCTCAGCGGCTGGGACTGCAGGCGGAGCCGCCCGCCCCTGAGCCTGACGACAGGTCGGGTTGTATCTGGATTCACGCCGTGTCGTTAGGCGAGGTGGTGGCGGTGGCGCCGCTCGTGCGGGATTTGCGTCGGCGGTACCCTGAGATGAGGTTGGTCGTTTCGACCGTAACCGAAACCGGGCGTGAAGCGGTGGAGCAGCGGCTGGAGGGCGTGGCCGAGCACCGGTACGCGCCGCTCGATTTTCCCTGGGTCGTCAATCAGGCCATCGACCGTCTCAAACCGAGTCTCTATATTTTCGTCGAGACGGAACTCTGGCCGAATATCCTGCGGAGCTTGCGGCGGCGCAATGTGCCGTCGATTATGGTCAACGGACGATTGTCCACCCGCTCTTTCGAGCGGCAACGTCTGCCGGTCATCCGTGATTTCTACCGGACCATGCTGAACATGATCAGCTGTTGCCTCATGCAATCGGAGCGGGACGCGCAGCGTATGATCGAGTTAGGGGCCGAGCCGTCACGGGTCCGATGCACCGGCAACATCAAGTTCGATCAACCGGTTCCCCAGGCCGGGGCCAGCGGCACGGCCCTGTCGAAGGCGGCGCTCGGGCTGACCGACCGGGAACTGTTGCTGGTGGCCGGGAGCACACATCCCGGCGAGGAAGACGCGATCGTCAATGCCTATCGGATCCTGAGTCCCGAGTTCCCCGAGCTCCGCTTGGTCCTGGCCCCTCGCCATATCGAACGGGCGACGCAGGTGGAGCAGATGATCCACGCGAAAGGCCTCACGGTGAGTCGGCGGAGCACGGGTGGCCTAGCCCCGATGGCGGGCACTGGCGCGCGGGTGCTCGTCCTGGACACGCGAGGGGAATTGGCCCTGCTGTATCGAGACGCGGTGGTGGCCTTTGTCGGGGGTACTCTGGCGCCGGTAGGCGGACATAATCTCTTGGAGCCGGCGGTCTGGGGGAAACCGGTGCTGTTCGGGCCGCATACCGACCATTGTGCCGAAGTGGCGGCGCTTCTCATGAATGCGCAGGGAGGACGGGTGGTGCAGGACGAACAGGAGCTTGCGCAAGGCCTTCGAGCACTCCTTCGCGATCCCGCCGCCTTGCAGCGCATGGGGCAGGCGGCGCAGCGGGTCGTGGCGGACAACCAGGGCGCGCTCCAACGCAGCGCGGAGATCATCGCGACGTTTCTGCCGGGCCGAGCAGCATCGAAGGACGCGCGAGTTGAACAGAGGCAAGAGCTGTCGAGTCGGCAATCGTAA
- the lpxK gene encoding tetraacyldisaccharide 4'-kinase, translated as MSRGLRSWLRWLGYPYELAARFRLWCYIQGWFPTRRLPRPVISVGNLTVGGTGKTPVVMYLVERLTAQGKRVAILSRGYRRRSRAPQLLVSDGQRILAGPDEAGDEPYLIARRCPQAVVAVGADRYALGQWVLEQLPVDCFVLDDGFQHVQLHRDLNLLLVDATDSAGLRAALPVGRLREPLSAAARASAILITRVDEDQEGESVRRLLLDACGSLPSLVRVGFRAEEYRRVGADERRPLNAFRGRSALLFSGIGNAESFRALVAGVGITVVEMLAFPDHVHYTRGVMDTIRAKAKACGADLLVTTEKDADKVAPLLAAEDVCWAVRLRTEIVSGQEDVERLLRFDSAPDGAGGHA; from the coding sequence ATGTCGAGAGGGCTGCGGTCCTGGTTGCGGTGGCTCGGGTATCCCTACGAACTCGCGGCTCGGTTTCGGCTGTGGTGTTACATACAAGGTTGGTTCCCCACGCGCCGGTTGCCTCGTCCTGTCATCAGCGTGGGGAATCTCACGGTCGGCGGAACAGGCAAGACACCGGTCGTCATGTACCTGGTGGAGCGGCTGACGGCGCAGGGAAAGCGCGTGGCGATTCTGAGCCGAGGGTATCGGCGGCGCAGCAGGGCTCCGCAATTGCTGGTTTCAGACGGGCAACGGATTCTTGCGGGGCCGGACGAAGCCGGGGATGAGCCCTATCTGATCGCGCGTCGCTGTCCTCAGGCCGTTGTGGCCGTGGGGGCGGACAGATATGCGCTCGGCCAGTGGGTGTTGGAGCAACTTCCGGTAGATTGTTTTGTGTTGGACGACGGGTTTCAGCATGTCCAACTCCATCGCGATCTAAACTTGCTGCTGGTGGATGCGACGGACTCGGCGGGTCTGCGGGCGGCGTTGCCGGTCGGACGTTTACGGGAGCCCCTCTCGGCGGCCGCGCGCGCCTCGGCCATTCTTATCACCCGGGTCGATGAGGATCAGGAAGGAGAGTCGGTGCGGCGTCTGTTGCTCGACGCCTGCGGCTCACTTCCGTCGCTGGTGCGTGTGGGATTCCGGGCGGAGGAGTACCGGCGCGTGGGGGCGGACGAGCGGCGTCCGTTGAATGCGTTTCGCGGCAGGTCGGCTCTGCTCTTCAGTGGGATCGGCAATGCGGAATCCTTTCGTGCGTTGGTGGCCGGAGTGGGTATTACCGTGGTTGAGATGCTGGCATTTCCCGATCATGTGCACTATACCCGTGGCGTGATGGACACCATTCGAGCCAAGGCGAAAGCCTGTGGCGCCGATTTGTTGGTGACGACGGAGAAAGATGCCGACAAGGTGGCGCCGTTGTTAGCTGCGGAAGATGTCTGCTGGGCCGTGCGGCTTCGCACGGAAATCGTGTCGGGACAGGAAGATGTGGAGCGATTGCTGCGATTCGACTCGGCACCGGACGGAGCGGGGGGGCATGCGTAA
- the waaF gene encoding lipopolysaccharide heptosyltransferase II, with product MRKEGIRRIVVRGPNWLGDAVMCEPALSQVRTLFPQAEITLLVKPGIADLLAQHPAVNRTLVYDDRGRHAGLIGKWTLAGVLRRHRFDLAILFQNAFEAALISFLAGIPRRFGYATDGRTLLLTDPVTVPPRSAQRHQVEYYWDLLKPLGGQGPAPAPRLFVTPDESALIAGRLADAGIGPSDLVIGVNPGSTYGHAKRWLPDRYAEVVNRVVKEAQGQSGARVGVAILGAKGEEPLGKAIADQIKTRTVVCSGQTTVRELMALVKRCQLFLTNDTGPMHVAAAFKVPLVAVFGPTDWKTTSPFGVDAKLVRQPVSCAPCLLRECPIDHRCMTGVTVEQVYDATVQHLPLVAPPSAVDLAPSPGVTSPSLAGVTVFLDRDGTLNVDTGYVKSPDDFRVLPGVGAALARLKAAGARLVVVTNQSGLGRGYFSSRDLEAIHSKLRLVLAEDGVTLDGLYFCPHHPDDHCNCRKPARGMIDRAHAELQVDLSRSYVIGDSARDIELAKQVGAQSLLVMTGPSGAEALADLTARDLPPDYVAEGLSQAVDWIVAHATHRPAVDVQR from the coding sequence ATGCGTAAGGAAGGGATCCGTCGGATCGTTGTCCGCGGGCCCAATTGGCTCGGGGATGCCGTCATGTGCGAACCGGCTTTGAGCCAGGTACGCACTCTGTTTCCGCAGGCCGAGATCACTTTGCTCGTGAAGCCCGGCATTGCGGATCTGCTGGCGCAACATCCGGCGGTGAACCGGACCCTGGTGTATGACGATCGGGGACGGCATGCGGGGCTGATCGGGAAATGGACCCTTGCCGGCGTGCTGCGCCGCCACCGATTCGACCTGGCTATCCTGTTTCAGAATGCGTTCGAGGCGGCGCTGATCAGTTTCCTCGCGGGCATTCCGAGACGATTCGGCTACGCGACGGACGGGCGAACGCTGTTGCTGACCGACCCGGTGACCGTGCCGCCACGCAGCGCGCAACGGCATCAGGTCGAGTACTACTGGGATCTCCTCAAACCCCTGGGCGGACAAGGGCCCGCGCCTGCGCCTCGTCTGTTTGTCACGCCGGACGAATCGGCGTTGATCGCCGGACGGTTGGCGGATGCCGGAATCGGGCCTTCGGATCTGGTGATCGGCGTGAACCCCGGCTCGACCTATGGCCACGCGAAGCGCTGGTTGCCGGATCGGTATGCCGAGGTCGTGAATCGTGTGGTGAAGGAGGCCCAGGGGCAATCGGGTGCCAGAGTCGGCGTGGCGATTCTGGGAGCCAAGGGTGAGGAGCCGCTGGGAAAAGCCATCGCCGACCAGATCAAGACCCGCACGGTCGTCTGTTCCGGCCAGACCACGGTACGGGAATTGATGGCGCTCGTGAAACGCTGCCAGTTGTTTCTCACGAACGACACGGGGCCCATGCACGTCGCGGCGGCCTTCAAGGTTCCGCTGGTGGCTGTGTTCGGCCCGACCGATTGGAAAACCACGTCGCCGTTCGGCGTCGACGCCAAGCTGGTCCGGCAGCCGGTGTCCTGCGCGCCCTGTCTCTTGCGGGAATGTCCCATCGATCACCGGTGCATGACCGGGGTGACGGTGGAGCAGGTCTACGATGCAACCGTGCAGCACCTGCCGCTGGTGGCTCCTCCTTCGGCAGTCGACCTCGCGCCGTCGCCGGGTGTCACTTCCCCGTCGCTGGCGGGTGTCACGGTGTTTCTCGATCGTGACGGCACGTTGAACGTCGATACGGGTTATGTGAAGTCTCCGGATGATTTCAGGGTTCTGCCCGGCGTGGGAGCGGCGTTGGCCAGGTTGAAAGCGGCCGGCGCGCGTCTGGTTGTCGTCACGAATCAGTCGGGGCTCGGGCGGGGATATTTTTCATCCAGAGATCTCGAAGCGATTCACAGCAAGTTGCGGCTCGTGCTGGCGGAGGACGGGGTGACGCTCGACGGATTGTATTTTTGTCCCCACCATCCCGACGATCACTGCAACTGCCGCAAACCGGCCAGGGGCATGATCGACCGTGCCCATGCCGAATTGCAGGTAGATCTGAGCCGCTCCTATGTGATCGGCGATAGTGCTCGCGATATCGAATTGGCTAAACAGGTGGGGGCGCAGAGCCTGCTGGTCATGACCGGCCCGTCGGGTGCGGAGGCTTTGGCCGACTTGACGGCGCGCGATCTGCCTCCTGACTATGTGGCTGAGGGGTTGTCGCAGGCGGTGGACTGGATCGTGGCCCATGCGACGCACAGGCCCGCCGTCGATGTGCAGCGCTGA